A section of the Festucalex cinctus isolate MCC-2025b chromosome 9, RoL_Fcin_1.0, whole genome shotgun sequence genome encodes:
- the nudt22 gene encoding uridine diphosphate glucose pyrophosphatase NUDT22 isoform X1 translates to MMDPEVSLLLHCATWRGLRQSHVQVEVSERYNRQTDAALQRHIEEVWTARASKEPWLFDGAKFRLHSFQAALPAAQRSSSFQNGDSTTNRHASAPLLTLRVGLTSYKDYLGTNWSLRAAELRRRGEAELGSSQALLAQPLGVGGVVCTGDGQVVFIRRSQEVAEAGGKLDLPGGHPEPKVVCERLGGAKVDVNLLEKRPEAVVAELFSSICAEVRDEVNIPLSSLGEPLLMGVALNHTSAGRPSAEFYIRYALTCMPSFSHVSLISRTLHIQNERPTSQSSLPSRATCCPEMSYHKCHFCVLSCSLSSDEVRELYWKGGAEANESTDIVFLSRAETLQLDRRSPLWLELCPSAKGAVMLFQTVKPEHS, encoded by the exons ATGATGGACCCTGAGGTTTCGTTGTTACTGCACTGTGCAACCTGGCGGGGACTGCGACAGTCCCATGTGCAGGTAGAGGTGTCTGAAAG GTATAACCGTCAGACGGACGCCGCTCTCCAACGTCACATCGAGGAGGTGTGGACGGCGCGGGCGTCCAAGGAGCCGTGGCTTTTCGACGGCGCCAAATTCCGCCTGCACTCCTTCCAAGCCGCGCTGCCTGCAGCTCAACGCTCATCATCATTCCAAAACGGGGACTCGACGACAAATCGTCACGCGAGCGCACCGCTGCTCACTCTGAGGGTCGGCCTCACCTCCTACAAGGACTACCTGGGCACCAACTGGTCATTGCGGGCGGCGGAGCTCCGCAGACGCGGCGAAGCCGAGTTGGGCAGCAGCCAGGCGCTGCTAGCTCAACCTTTGGGAGTGGGCGGCGTCGTGTGCACGGGCGACGGGCAGGTGGTGTTCATCAGGCGGAGCCAGGAGGTGGCTGAGGCAGGCGGGAAGCTGGATCTTCCCGGCGGGCACCCGGAACCCAAG GTGGTGTGTGAGCGTCTCGGCGGGGCGAAGGTCGACGTGAACCTGCTGGAGAAGAGGCCAGAGGCAGTCGTCGCCGAGCTTTTCTCATCTATTTGCGCTGAGGTTAGAGACGAG GTTAACATTCCCTTGAGTTCTCTCGGCGAGCCGCTGCTGATGGGCGTGGCCTTAAATCACACCAGTGCAGGACGACCAAGTGCTGAGTTCTACATCAGGTATGCTCTCACCTGTATGCCTTCCTTTTCCCACGTTTCCTTGATCAGTCGTACTCTCCACATACAAAACGAACGACCAACTTCCCAGTCTTCGCTCCCCTCTCGAGCAACATGTTGTCCTGAGATGTCGTATCATAAGTGTCACTTTTGTGTCCTGAGTTGTTCGTTGTCGTCGGACGAAGTCCGAGAGTTGTACTGGAAAGGGGGAGCGGAGGCCAACGAGTCTACAGACATCGTGTTCCTCAGCCGAGCG GAGACGTTGCAGCTGGACCGAAGAAGCCCTCTGTGGTTGGAGTTGTGTCCTTCCGCCAAGGGAGCCGTGATGCTTTTCCAGACGGTGAAACCTGAACACTCCTGA
- the nudt22 gene encoding uridine diphosphate glucose pyrophosphatase NUDT22 isoform X2 — protein sequence MMDPEVSLLLHCATWRGLRQSHVQVEVSERYNRQTDAALQRHIEEVWTARASKEPWLFDGAKFRLHSFQAALPAAQRSSSFQNGDSTTNRHASAPLLTLRVGLTSYKDYLGTNWSLRAAELRRRGEAELGSSQALLAQPLGVGGVVCTGDGQVVFIRRSQEVAEAGGKLDLPGGHPEPKVVCERLGGAKVDVNLLEKRPEAVVAELFSSICAEVRDEVNIPLSSLGEPLLMGVALNHTSAGRPSAEFYISCSLSSDEVRELYWKGGAEANESTDIVFLSRAETLQLDRRSPLWLELCPSAKGAVMLFQTVKPEHS from the exons ATGATGGACCCTGAGGTTTCGTTGTTACTGCACTGTGCAACCTGGCGGGGACTGCGACAGTCCCATGTGCAGGTAGAGGTGTCTGAAAG GTATAACCGTCAGACGGACGCCGCTCTCCAACGTCACATCGAGGAGGTGTGGACGGCGCGGGCGTCCAAGGAGCCGTGGCTTTTCGACGGCGCCAAATTCCGCCTGCACTCCTTCCAAGCCGCGCTGCCTGCAGCTCAACGCTCATCATCATTCCAAAACGGGGACTCGACGACAAATCGTCACGCGAGCGCACCGCTGCTCACTCTGAGGGTCGGCCTCACCTCCTACAAGGACTACCTGGGCACCAACTGGTCATTGCGGGCGGCGGAGCTCCGCAGACGCGGCGAAGCCGAGTTGGGCAGCAGCCAGGCGCTGCTAGCTCAACCTTTGGGAGTGGGCGGCGTCGTGTGCACGGGCGACGGGCAGGTGGTGTTCATCAGGCGGAGCCAGGAGGTGGCTGAGGCAGGCGGGAAGCTGGATCTTCCCGGCGGGCACCCGGAACCCAAG GTGGTGTGTGAGCGTCTCGGCGGGGCGAAGGTCGACGTGAACCTGCTGGAGAAGAGGCCAGAGGCAGTCGTCGCCGAGCTTTTCTCATCTATTTGCGCTGAGGTTAGAGACGAG GTTAACATTCCCTTGAGTTCTCTCGGCGAGCCGCTGCTGATGGGCGTGGCCTTAAATCACACCAGTGCAGGACGACCAAGTGCTGAGTTCTACATCAG TTGTTCGTTGTCGTCGGACGAAGTCCGAGAGTTGTACTGGAAAGGGGGAGCGGAGGCCAACGAGTCTACAGACATCGTGTTCCTCAGCCGAGCG GAGACGTTGCAGCTGGACCGAAGAAGCCCTCTGTGGTTGGAGTTGTGTCCTTCCGCCAAGGGAGCCGTGATGCTTTTCCAGACGGTGAAACCTGAACACTCCTGA
- the LOC144025540 gene encoding heterogeneous nuclear ribonucleoprotein U-like protein 1: MKLSDIKKLKVAELRSRLNQAGLDSRGLKIELVERLWSLLDGGGQRVNNIHEQDVQQQVEPSPPPVPAGTTETPEMVAASSSSLHLSSSHTEPATVSLPYGPVNQTREFSDSATQTEAEGIPGCALPDADECQADKNELEPPTAEEERGRAFYEFKEEIRYKRAKLPQASLEEHEAKEEDDTLKLHSYDSHLHFQVGPDGACGQPRFWDRFPLLWSGCRFTHGVSQGRVGFEVRLENRLCSSQPGSPQSDQYYGMRVGWSLGQTSLLLGEEAFSFAYDGRARKVTCGREEEFGEPFCEGDIIGCYASFSTDGGVQLSFHKNGRFLGVAFSLGPSELGGRALFPHVLCKSCAVRFLLDPTAPPWYPAPPGFTPLALLPAALRCRNVSAPSSRAHSEMLLMVGLPGSGKSHWAKAHIHQHPEKNYKLLGTEELLSCMMSGGAKERRLQQAAQCVTELIKMAAQTPGNYILDQCNTLFSARRCKLQLFCGFGRRVAVVLFPSVDEWKRRLSEIQKDGENIPETALLKLQVSCSLPEQLADTSDELRYVELEQEAAQALLREYKDEARRLLPPVSRPAKPNKYPLKKRPHPRGSFLPPYWIRRNGLNSWNNMQCWSQHWNVPYDQAAYYLGGYEGC, from the exons ATGAAATTATCGGATATTAAGAAGCTTAAAGTGGCCGAGCTGCGCTCGAGGCTTAACCAAGCCGGTTTGGATAGCCGAGGGCTGAAGATAGAGCTTGTGGAACGTTTGTGGTCTTTACTGGATGGCGGTGGCCAAAGAGTGAACAACATACACGAACAGGACGTTCAACAACAGG TTGAACCCTCTCCCCCACCGGTGCCAGCTGGTACCACCGAGACCCCAGAAATGGTGGCGGCCTCCTCTTCTTCCCTACATTTGTCCTCTTCCCACACTGAGCCAGCCACTGTCTCCTTGCCTTACGGACCGGTGAACCAGACCAGAGAATTCTCCGACTCTGCCACGCAGACGGAGGCTGAAGGCATCCCGGGGTGTGCATTACCCGATGCTGATGAATGTCAAGCTGACAAGAACGAACTGGAGCCACCGACAGCAGAGGAGGAGCGAGGGCGAGCGTTTTATGAGTTTAAGGAGGAGATACGATATAAGAG AGCAAAACTACCACAAGCTTCACTGGAGGAACATGAGGCAAAAGAGGAAGATGATACTCTCAAATTGCATTCAT ACGACAGCCACCTGCACTTCCAAGTGGGGCCTGACGGTGCCTGCGGCCAGCCGCGATTCTGGGACAGATTTCCGCTGCTGTGGAGCGGATGCAGGTTCACCCACGGCGTGTCACAAGGCAGGGTGGGTTTCGAGGTGAGGCTGGAGAACAGATTGTGCAGCTCTCAGCCGGGCAGCCCGCAAAGCGACCAATACTACGGGATGCGGGTAGGCTGGTCCTTAGGCCAGACGTCACTACTGCTGG GAGAAGAAGCGTTTTCTTTCGCTTATGATGGACGTGCTAGGAAAGTGACATGTGGGAGAGAAGAAGAGTTTGGGGAGCCATTTTGTGAAGGAGACATCATCGGCTGTTATGCG TCTTTCTCCACGGATGGCGGCGTTCAGTTGTCCTTCCACAAAAATGGCCGTTTTCTGGGCGTGGCCTTTTCCCTGGGACCGTCCGAGCTCGGGGGCCGCGCTCTGTTCCCTCACGTGCTCTGTAAGAGCTGCGCGGTTCGCTTCCTCTTGGACCCCACCGCTCCCCCCTGGTACCCCGCTCCTCCGGGCTTCACCCCGCTTGCGCTGCTCCCCGCTGCGCTAAGGTGTCGCAATGTGTCTGCGCCAAGCTCCAGAGCGCACAGTGAG atGCTGTTGATGGTGGGTCTTCCTGGTTCCGGTAAGAGCCACTGGGCCAAAGCTCACATCCATCAACATCCGGAGAAAAACTACAAGCTGCTGGGCACCGAGGAGCTACTCTCATGCATGATG agcgGGGGAGCGAAGGAGCGCCGGCTGCAGCAGGCCGCCCAGTGTGTGAccgagttaatcaaaatggccgctcaAACGCCAGGCAACTACATCCTGGACCAG tgcaaCACTCTCTTCTCTGCGCGGCGTTGCAAGCTGCAACTATTTTGCGGCTTCGGGCGGCGCGTGGCAGTGGTCCTTTTCCCCTCAGTGGACGAGTGGAAGAGACGACTGTCGGAGATCCAAAAAGACGGCGAGAACATCCCCGAGACCGCCCTGCTCAAACTCCAAG TCAGCTGTAGCCTTCCTGAGCAGCTCGCCGACACCTCGGACGAGTTGCGCTATGTGGAGCTGGAGCAGGAAGCAGCGCAGGCGCTGCTGCGCGAGTACAAAGACGAGGCTCGGCGGCTGCTGCCGCCCGTTAGCAGACCGGCGAAACCGAACAAGTATCCGCTGAAGAAAAGGCCGCacccgcgtgggtcttttctGCCACCATACTGGATCCGTCGAAACGGGTTGAACA GCTGGAATAACATGCAGTGTTGGAGCCAGCAT TGGAATGTGCCTTACGACCAAGCCGCGTACTACTTAGGTGGCTATGAGGGCTGCTGA